In the genome of Bacteroides mediterraneensis, the window ACCGTCCTGCCTTCTGGTGCTGCAAGCGGAACTGCACATACTCGCTGTGCCTGGAATAGGCTTCATCGGAACCGCTTGTCCGGTCGACCGGCTGGCCGGACAAGGCATAATGTTCAGCCATCCCGGTCCAGTTACTGCCGACATCAAAATAATTGGCTCCGGCAAATACGGAACAGGTCGTATGTTTCCGGTTGAGGCTCGTGGCAAGATTGTAATCGCCATGCGTATATCCAATTGTCTGCAAGCCATCCCACTGCACGTAACCTCCCGCCTTGTATTCCTTCAGTATGAAATTGACGACAATCTGGTCTTTCGCATATTTCCCGGTCGGATTGTCATGATATTCAATCTTTGCAATGTCTTTCGGACGGAGCATCCGGACATCCCTCTCATCGGCCGGTTGCCCGTTGATATAGAACGACACGGGCATCCCCATTGCCTCGGCCTTGTTCGACTGCGTATCGACAATCATGCCCGGTATCATCAACCGTTTCAAAACCCCATATCCGCTGTTGGACGATTTTTTCTGCTGGGTGTTGGGATATATCACAAGATGATTGTCCACACGAGTGACATTCGATGCCACAATGGTCACTTCGTCCAAGGCGACCGTCCGGCTGATGGAATCATTGGACGAGGTCTGGGCAGTCATGCCAAGCGGAAACAGCAGGAAAAGACTGCTCCCTATTGCCTTCATCGCATATTTACCTATACTCATGGGTTGTATCTGTTTCTTCATGGCGCATCCCGTGATAAGAAAATGATTATTCTTTTTCTACAAATGTATAGAATATTCAGAATAAAACCCTCTTTCCCCTTTAAAAAACCTCCCCCATCTGACGGTCGCCCTCCTATTTTCAAATGAACAGTGTTCCATCCGTTTATCAAAAACGAATCATTGAGAAACACAAACCCTCAAAAAAGAAGAATTCCCGGCCAGATTTTCCATTTCCCGTTTCCCGTTTGTTTGAATGTTCGTCTAAAATGACTACATTCGCAGTAGAATCAAAATCCAGTGGTTATGAGCAAGCTATATCCGGTAGGAGTGCAGAACTTTGAAGGCCTGATACATGACGGCTATGTGTATGTGGACAAAACCGCACAAATCTATGAATTGTTTAATACAAACAAATACTATTTCCTGAGCCGTCCGCGACGTTTCGGCAAGAGTCTGCTGTTGTCCACCCTCGAAGCCTACGCACAGGGAAAGAAGGAGCTTTTCAAGGGACTGGCGCTGGAAAAACTGGAGAAGGGCTGGACAGTGTATCCGGTGCTGCACCTGGATTTGAATACACAGAAATACGATTCACCAGAGTCGCTGACCAATGTGTTGGAAGAGAACGTACGAAACTGGGAAGCGCTCTATGGAGCTTCCTCTGCCGAGATTGGGATGGCCCGGCGTTTCCAAGGCCTCATCCGCCGTGCATGCGAGCAGACAGGCCGCCGGGTGGTGATTCTCATCGATGAATACGACAAGCCCATGCTGCAGGCCATTGGCAACGAAGCTTTGCAGAACGAGTACCGCAGCACCCTGAAGGCGTTCTACGGGGCGTTGAAGTCCATGGACGGCTGCATCCGCTTCGCCCTGCTGACGGGAGTAACCAAGTTCGGAAAGGTCAGCGTATTCAGCGATTTGAACAACCTGATGGACATCTCCATGGACGACCGCTATGTGGAAATCTGCGGCATCAGCGAGAAGGAAATCCATGCGTATTTTGAAGAAGATATTCACGCCCTGGCCACAGCTACAGGGATGACTTACGAGAAAGCGTGTGCGGAACTGAAAGCCAATTACGACGGCTATCATTTCACGGAAAATGCCGTGGGCATGTACAATCCGTTCAGCCTGCTGAATACTTTTGCAAAGAAAAAGTTTGGCAGCTACTGGTTTGAAACGGGTACGCCCACCTACCTCGTCGAGCTGCTCAAGCTCCACCATTATCCGATAGAGGACCTGGAACATATCGTCACCAGCCAGCCGGTGCTGGACAGCATCGACACAGCCTCCACCGACCCGATTCCGGTCATCTACCAGAGCGGCTACCTCACCATCAAGGGCTACAACAAGATGTTCGAGAACTACACGCTGGGATTCCCCAACCGGGAAGTGGAACAGGGCTTCTTCAAGTTCCTGCTGCCCAACTACGCGTCGGTGAGCGTGAGCAAGTCGCCCTACCAGATTCAGTGCTTCGTGGAGGAAGTGATGGCGGGCAAGGTGGACGATTTCTTCGACCGCCTGAAGACGATGTTCGCCTACATCCCTTACGAGCTGGCCCGCGACCGCGAGGTGCACTACCAGAACATCCTGTACATCATCTTCAAGCTGATGGGCTTCTACGTGCAGGTGGAATACCACACGAGCCGCGGACGGATTGACCTGGTGCTCCAGACGCAGGACTACGTGTACGTCATGGAATTCAAGCTGAACGGCAGTGCGGACGAGGCGCTGGCACAGATTCGGGAGAAAGGTTATGCCGCTCCTTTTGCCAAGGACAGCCGCACGGTCTATCGGATTGGTGTCAACTTCAGTGACGAGCTGCGGAACATTCAGGAAGTGAAAGTAGAAGCGCGATGAGTTTTTCCCCATCTTTCGCATACAGATAGACCTTCTTTCCTTTCTGGAGGGTCAGGCATACGTTGTACCACCCATGGCGCGCATTGAACCGGGTGGAGTCATAATGCACTGCTTGTACGATATCGTGTAAGACCAGCGTCTTCAGAAGGACGTAAGGGGTACGTATTTGCAGTATCTCCTTCCCTACGACGTAATAAGTGCGGCTGTGCATCCAGCTGATGAGAATTCCGCTCAGCATATAGGATGAATAAGGGTACAGGAAGTCTGCTTCCTCCTTAGAGGATTGGGTGATTAGGTTCAGGAGGCAATAGAATATCAGTCCTCCGAGGACCCACCACAGGATGATGTAGCCTCCATACATCCATCTGTTTTTAAGTCTGAAATTTTCCATCTTGTGTGAAGTGAGAAATATCATTTGTTGTATAATGACAAATATAAAAAATAGGCGGAAAAATGCTCCAATGCCTGTCTTTTTATTGTAAAATTAGAGCTTTTTCAGAAAGTGGTATAACGCGTGACTATCCTGTAACAATTTTCGCTATACTTATAAAATAATCCAATCATTATCAGCACCTTATCTTTTTCACTTTACAAAAATTACATCATCGAGGTTAGTGATGTACTACTTGCTGATGGGTTTTTCTACATTTGAGGTGACACGAGTTGTCAAATGATTGCATAGATTCAATTCAGGTGAACTATACGCCATCCTGCTCTGATATGATGGAGTTCTCTATAAAGATGTTTTTGACAGCCTGAAGCAGTTTCTCTTTTTCGAATTTCTTCAATTTGCCCGGATATTTTAAGTTCTTTAAAAAATCTATGAATGAAAGGGCCAGATATTTGAGACATTCTTCTTTCGTAGTCAACTTAAAATAACTTTCAAAATCCACCACAAAATCTGCCGTGAGACATTTATACAATCTTACCTCAGGAGTTACAGAACCTCTATATTTAAAAGTTTTATCCTCATAGTATTTAGGGCGTTGTGCTTGAGAAAATTGAGCGAACACCGGTGACTCACATTTAAGCCTTATACATATTTCTTCCACTAAATCAGAGTTAAATCCAAGTAACCCTTTTGATAGTACGCTCTCAAATGCATAGAGTGCATCTTTATAGAAGCTAAAACTTGAAAGCTCTCTGGAAATTACTATTGCTAACGATGTTTTCATACTTTATCAATTTGCTTCAGAAACATACAAATATAGTTTTTATAATTGATTTGCAATTATAGAGATGAATTAAATAAGCTACCATCAATCGTTTTTCTCACTTCACGAGAATGACTTCATTAAGGTAGTGGTGTATTGCTTGTCCCGTCAATGGTTTTGGAATGAGTATGTGATTTTACATATACATGCTTGCGTGAGGGATGTTTGCCCCCTGTATTTCTGATACAGAGGTATTAGACTCCCCAATTATGATATAGAGAAACTAAAACATTCTCTGGCATATCATGATTACCGACAACAAAATAATACTGAACTCCTGTTTCCATGTCTTTAGCATTCATGGTGGCAGGAGAGACTTCCCTTGTCTTCATGTTTTCAATCTGCTCTCGCCCATTCCATCCTAATAGGATCTTTAAAGCAAAAAAAGTATTTTCACTTGTACCTGTCAAATCATATTTATAAAATGAGTTGAAGTTAGAAAGTTGTTTTCTTGCAAGTATTGTTTTTTGTACACAGACTTTTGTCCATGAGTCCTTTTTGTGTTCCTTTCGGTTATTAAAGGGTTTCTCTCCATGGAACGGATAAGCCGGAAAGGGAGACGTACACATCAGACGGACGTTCTCGGGAAAACGAAGAAGCGTCTGGCCAATTTCTTACGCAACTTTGAAAAACCGTTCCTTTTTCATATCTTTCCGAACGAGATTTATCTTAAAATGTAAAAGAAAAAGGGAGAACCATTCGGTGTTGCACTGTCAGGTTCTCCCTTAAATATTTATTGTTTCGTTATTGTAAATTCTAATTTCTGAAGTCCGTCCATATACACATTGACAAGAATGAGCGCATAATGGACTTTTTCACCGGATTTCATGGATAGAATGTCATTAAATTCACTTTCCGGTATGGCTTCCTTGAACATAGGATCGTTTCTCACCAGTCGGAGTTCATCCGTAAAAGGTGACAAGACGAATGAATAGATGGCCATATAAGGTACTTTTTGGAATTCAATCCAATTCGGATCATCTTTAGGTAGTACGTCTTCTATCCAGAGCCGGGCCATGTCATAAGGCGGCAAACGGTCTCCGTTATTATATCTTATATTTCCTTCGCTGTCAACCAGCAGCTCTTTTTCCATTGCATACTTATTGAAAGGACATTTATCGTAATATACAATGTCTTCTTCCGTTTTGATTTCTTTATCTTCTTCCGGTTCTTCCGATTCGGTCATCAATCGGTCTTCAAGAACTCTAATAAGTGAATATGTGCGGTCTGAACCATCTGTTGGAGGATTTGCAAGGATGGTCCGTTTTACCGAAAGGTAATATTCATGTCCTCCTTCGTATGTAAATCCTTCAATTCTTCCGAAGGCAAGCGGTTCCCATACACCGGGATTGTCTTCAGACATAACAAGCATACACTCTACTGGAGTATCACTTCCCCATGGTATGTACGTACCTGTTTCGGCAGAAACGGACATCTTGATTTCATTTACAATGTCATGAGGCTCATCTTTGCTACACCCTACAATGAAAAGAGCTGCAAATAAAAGACAAGAGATTACAATTCTGTTCATACTCATTACTCGTTTCTATATTTTCCTTACCTTGCAAATCATCGTCTCTAAGTATATTAGAAATTTGATTTTTGCTTATTTCACAAATATATGAAATAAATTTATAATCAATGAAATATGAAGAATATATTAATAGTAAAACATGTAGTTATATGATTGCGTTCTGCATTACGTATATTCAGGAATATACAGGACTGAGATAGCAAAAAGGGAGAATCTTTCAGCGTATTGCCGGCGGATTCTCCCATTTTAATTCTTGAAGCTATCAATTTCTGTTCAGTATTCCTGAATCTTTATCTTTATTCTGCATCTTCAGTTTCACGCCTGACTTGGACTTTCCGAATGAAAAATTGTAAGCAAGATTTATATATACCATATTGGCATTGTTGATGATTCTCTCGGTTTCTGTACGTTGCAGAAGCAATGTTCCTGATACGGATGTAACCTGTTTCCATGAATCATAGAACGGGTATCTTATGCCTCCGGTAATGGTCAGGTTCTTGACTGGCTTGTAAAACAGTTCTGCCGATGCCATACTTGGTATGTTTTTCGTCGTCTGTCCGATAAGGGATTTTTTCTGAGTCTGGAAAAACAGCTGCAAGCCCCATTTATTGTAAGCAAGATATATTGACGGAATAATCGAATAGCCCGTATGATTCCACCGTGAATCGCCCAGTCTGTTTATCTGATGGAACACTTCAGAGTACAGTCTCAACCTGAGTATATTGTTTGAAAACGGGTACCATTGCAGAAACAGGCTGGCTTTCATGTTCTGAGCGTTGTCCAGGTTACCAAATGTCTCAATGATGTTTGTATCATCCGATTGGAAAATCGGTGCGATGGCATCTTTTGTATATGAATATCCCACCTCAGCATTGATTATAAATTTCTTGAAGCCTTTGAAGTATGACAGCAACAGATTGTGATTGTTGCTCGGGGTCAAATTCGGATTTCCCGCGAATAAATAATTGGGATCCTTGAAATAAGGATTGTAAGTGAGTGAAGACACTGACGGGTTTTCAGTGTTCACCTCATAATTGAACATCAAATCCGAACTCTGGTCTATGAAATATCCCAATTTCACCTGCGGGCGGAAATAGGTAAAGTTGTAGGCCTTGTTTTCAATGGTGGTAAATATATTGTTGTTTACACCGGCGCTTATACTGTAATTGAATCTTTCTCCCAACATTCCCGTTATTCCTAAATAGGAATAAATTTCATTGGTTGTTATTTTGTTGTTTGAAGGCAGGTTGTTCTGAACGCTGTTATTGTACATATATCTGGCTCCCACATACAGGTTCGTCTTCTTCATTTTATAGTTATAAAGAGCCTCGCCGATAACGGAGTATTTATCCGTATTTATGACCGTTGCCGTCTCAAAATCCGTTTTTTCATCCAACAGTTCCTCGTATTCATAGTCATAGTCTGACTTATAGTAAGTACCGACAAGATTCATTATCAGCTCATGTTTGGAACCGAATGATTTACTGAAATACATATCCATAACCGGACTGATGTATTTGTCTCTGTCTGAACTTTCACCGGTTTTAATGGATTCCACGTCATTTATTCTTGACGTGATGTCCTGCATTGAGGAACGTCTGCGGTTCAATGAGTTGAGTGACAGTTTTGCACTGAAGAGATAGTTGTCCGTTTTCGAATTGTTGAAGCTGATTTCAGCCATCTGCTGTTCATAGGCATACGGGCTGTTGCGTCCGCTTTTTGTCTTTTGGTAATCTGTTTCCCCGACAGAATATGCCATTTCTTCATCCAATACCCTTTTGTTATAGTTCCTGTAATTGATATTGTATGTTACGCCTATCTGTGAATTTCCCCAGTTGTATTTGAAGTTGACCACATTGTTGCCGAAGCCTGTGGTCACAGCATTCTGGGTATTGATGCCGACAGAACCTCCGTCCTGCTTTTCTTTGGTCACAACATTTATGACCGCTCCCAATCCCATATTGGAGTATTGGATGGGCGGTTGTGTGTAATAGTCTATTTTTGCAATGTTCTCGGGCGATATGACAGAGAGGTCAGCAGGAGTTGACGGAACCCCGTTAATCAGGATCTTTACTGCCTTGCCGTCAATTGATGAGACACTCTGGTCAAGAACCTGTATCTTGGGCAAAAATTCCAATGCGGACAATGCACTGCTGTATTGTCCCTTTTCAGCATTGGTCAATTTATATTCTTTCTTGTCGGCAAATCTTTTCACCATGCTTGCAGTTACGACGACCTCTTCCAGATTCATGGAACTTTCCTGCAGGCGGATTATTCCCAAATCAGTAGTCTTGTCCAGTTTCAGATCTTGATGATAATTCGAGTAGCCCAAGAATGAGATTTCAACACCATAATTCCCGGACTTCAGTCCTTCTATGGCAAATTGACCTTCACCGTCCGTGGTTCCTCCTTTGTAATAAAGAGAATCCGATTTAGATCTGATTACTACAGAGGCCCCAGTTATAGGCTGTTCCTTGGAATCTTTCACCACACCCTTGACAGTATGTTGGGCCCATGCCGGTATTGTACACATGATACTGCAAAGCAGCAAAAAAATAAGTTTCAATCTTCTCATGACGGATAGCTGTTTTTTGTACAAAAGTAAGGTTCAGCAAGAAAAAGCAGCTATAAAAAGGCTGACATTTTACTGACATCAGCCTGACAATCTATTATAGGCTTTATATCTTAATTTAATGCTATCTACAAATAGATAACAATCCACACATTCACAGTGTTACATTACTATTTTTGTTCCTCAGAATCATAGATTAAATAATAAAAAAGGGAGAATCTTTCGGCGTATTGCCGGCGGATTCTCCCTTAAATTCTATTGAAACACAATGTGCTTACTGTTTCTCTGCAAATGGGATGGCCTCCATGTACATATCCTTTAAGTTGATAATCACTTTTGAGAACTGTTCCAGGGCGTTCAAACCAAGCACACCGTCTTCTGTACCATTAGAAAAGGCAGTTGTCTTTAGTTGTCCAGTATGCAAATCAATGCCCGTATTCACCTTGATAGAGTCAATCGTTGCGGTGCCGTTTCCTATCTGAATTTTCATTTGCGGTAACTTGTAGGTGCGGGTAATTGCCACGCCCCCTATTCCAGCAACGCGCAGTGAATCGGGCACCCCTGCGGCATCCACCTCTTGACGGTGACGGTTATACCAGGTAGGCTCCATATTAGTGTAATAAAAACCTGTGTCAAAAAGAAAATAGAGAGGATGTCCGGTTTCATCCACTGTTTTTAATTGCAACAATTCATTATCTGTACCTATGAGGTTGCTTTTGCCCAGCGGATTTGGAGTCGGTGTGGCAGGAATAATAAGTTCTCGGTGGGCAAAGTCTAACTGAATTTCCTGCATACAAAACATGACAGGAAGTCCGATGACAGGGGGAAGCTGGTATTTTTCATTAAACTTATCGGCCTCTTCATGTCCGGTATGAGTATCAATTACAGCAAAAGGAACATTTACCCAGGTCATTCCGCCGATACGTAATGTATCTGCGATAGCATATCCCCCCTCTTTCAAACCTCCAACACCTGCCACGGTAATGTCGGTATCCAAAGAACGCAATCCATATTCCTTTGCCAATTTGGGAGTTATCAGGTTTCTTCCGGCTCCTGTATCGAACAGGAAACGCCCTTCTTTTCCATTGATGCTTCCGTCCATTTCAATGGAGTGTTGCCCACCTTTGTTTGCAAGCACCATCGGAATACGGTATTCACCCGATTTATGAAGCGGCCGATAGAAAGGACCGCAAGCAGCCAACGCACGATACTGCTGTGCCTGAGCTTTATATGGTTCGGTTAGGGTGCTATCAGTTCCCATTGCGGTCAGTTGGTCATAGAGATTCTGAAGAAGATCGGCTGCATCATTGTAATGCCCGATTCTTGCCAGATTAGTACTTAACAGAATAACCATGCTCATGGTTTGATCCCCTAACTCTTGTTGATGATTGTTCAGCAAATCAGCAAGTACGGTACATGCCGAATCCGGTCGGTTAAAATAATGATGCGTCATGGCAGTAGCCAACTGGCGTAAAAATGGTGATATGGAATCGGCAGGAGTTGTTTTCAATGCCTGTTCCAGCTCAAACCAATTACTTTCATTGATAAGTTGTCCGACTCGTACATCGACATTCTGCGCTTGTATGCCCAGAGAAACGAGCAAGCAGAAAATAGTACAAATTTTTTTGAACATAATCATGATATTTATATTTTACTTTTATTCGTATTTTTCTGTAGTAATAAGAACATTTTATGTAATCTAACCGTAAAAATACCATTTTCATGCTTATGAACCAAGCATACAGGCAGAAAGATTGATAATAAAATGCAAGGATACTGAAGTGCCGAAACCATGCTTGATTCTCACATAGCTAAACATCAAAGCACTCGGTATCTTAACACCTTCTTTTAAGACAATCCGAATCCATTCGCCTATATCCATTGCACTGAGGTCATAATTTATAATATGTAGTATGGAAAAGGAAAGTACCAGAATCCATAACCAGATTTTGAAATTGACCTTTGAAACCCATTTATATCCCCAAAGCCACGTGATCAATGCTAAAATTGCACATGAAAAAAGTCTTACCCATGTAACATGGTAAACCTTGGTGGAAAATATGATGGCCGATAAAAAGAACATTATCGCTGCACTTGACAATGTAATGTACAGCCTCTTGCGTTTGAGAGGCAGACGGAAGGCTGTTTCTTCCAGTATAGGCGGCAGTAAAAGGATAACCCATAGTGGCAAGGTCTGTACAGAATTTCCGATACTTGTTTCTACGCTTTCCGAATAAAACACAAGGTCAGCAAAATGATATACAAAAGTAAAAGATATATGGATAATAAAGAACCACAGTACAGTTTTTAAGATACTGACGATTTTGAAATCCGAGACCAGAACATCTCTTGGGGAAATTACAAAACGTGCCATGTCACGCAATCTGCCACTCTTTTTATATGACAAATAAAGAATAGCAATGAAGCAGACTGCAATCAGGACAAGACATAAAATAAATCCGATATAGGATAGTGGCTGGTTCATAAGATTTTCTATTTGCTTGTGTTCATATTTTTCAGTAATCCCATCTTTTTCATTTGATGAACCGTCAGTTCCGGATTGTAAATTACATCACATCCAGCCGTAGCCTTAAGGACCTGGATATAGGTTTCAATATCACCGGCACCAATTTCACTGCGAAGTTCATTCAACCTTTTGGCATCTTCTACGGGCCAGATATAGATAACCTGCCGGCCGTCTACAGTGACGGTATAAGATTGTGTTCCATATTTCTGCGGCTTACCTTCTCTCATTCTGATTCTATCTGTCAAAACGGCATAATCGCCGGCACTTATCAACTCTTTTCGTACAGCTTCTTCCATTATCGGGAGATGTTTTTTCTGGAATTTCAGATCGGCATGATCTACAATCAACCATATAGCTTTATAGGATTGCGATGACAAACCTTCCGGCAATCCTTTCTTCAATATTGAAGCAACAAGAATCTGATTTTCCTTGTCAATCACCTGCATCTGCCCCTGAAATAGCATAAGAGAATCTATTACAGAGACCGGAACGTCATTAGCTCCGGCACTGTTCAACTTGCTCATCAGAGTCATGGACTCCGTTCTGATTTTCTGGTCACTTTCATAGGCTCCCAACAACAGGGAATCTATTTTCTGAATACTTTGTGCCTTCAGGGATGTGCTTAGTACAAGCAGAATGGATATAAATATGTGTTTCATAAAAACCGTTTTTGAAATCAGATGTGTCCTCCTTGCAGATAGTCAATTGCCGCCTGCAGCTGTTCATCCACCCCACGTATCATTCCTTCGGCCGAGGGTTCCACAACCTTATCTATTTTCACTCCATTACGCTGGGCATTTGTTCCGTCAGGATAGCATATTCCGGCACCTGTAATGTTGAATGAAGCATAAGGGAGCTGGATTCTTGTCACATCACCATCAGCACCTGCTGTCTGGCTTCCGATAGTCACAGAACCCGGTATAGTTTGCAGAAACATTGTAAAGTATTCAGACATAGATTGCGAATGCGCATTCACCAATAAAACGACTTTTCCTTTATAGAGTTTATCCGGTTCAGATGTTTTTCTCGTCGATACCGTAGTTCGGATGAAACCACCTGGCCGATGAGCTTGTGGCAATAAAACTTCTGCTGCTTCTCTAGCCTGAGAAAAGAAGAAAGTGGGCAATAGCTTGTGGAGCACATCGTATTCTGCCGGATATGCACGTAAATCGATAATTAGTTTATCACAAGATGCCAAGAAATTCTCCAAATCCTGTTCATCTTTGCAAGTAAGATTGCTGATATTTATATAACCTATACCGCCCGCCACTTCTTTAAATTCAGGCTTAGTTGAAGTATTTTGTGATGAAAACCTCCTGTTGACAAACTTGCTTCCGTCAACAGACGAAATCCTGATAGTATAAGTTTTACCTCCGCGTACATACTCGACACAAGCTTCATTTTTCGCAGTCAACAGAGTGGCATAGGAACCGTCTCTCAGAAGTGAGCTCCGGTTGGAATGAGGTATGTATGGAGCAAGTTCATCCAGACGCTTGATAGGACTGACAGAATCAATGAGAATGATTTCATCACCGATTTCAAAATTATTGGGTACAAGAGAACATGTATCGGTTACGAACAATCGGTCTTCTGCAAATTGACACATCAAAGGGACAAAGTGCCC includes:
- a CDS encoding ATP-binding protein, giving the protein MSKLYPVGVQNFEGLIHDGYVYVDKTAQIYELFNTNKYYFLSRPRRFGKSLLLSTLEAYAQGKKELFKGLALEKLEKGWTVYPVLHLDLNTQKYDSPESLTNVLEENVRNWEALYGASSAEIGMARRFQGLIRRACEQTGRRVVILIDEYDKPMLQAIGNEALQNEYRSTLKAFYGALKSMDGCIRFALLTGVTKFGKVSVFSDLNNLMDISMDDRYVEICGISEKEIHAYFEEDIHALATATGMTYEKACAELKANYDGYHFTENAVGMYNPFSLLNTFAKKKFGSYWFETGTPTYLVELLKLHHYPIEDLEHIVTSQPVLDSIDTASTDPIPVIYQSGYLTIKGYNKMFENYTLGFPNREVEQGFFKFLLPNYASVSVSKSPYQIQCFVEEVMAGKVDDFFDRLKTMFAYIPYELARDREVHYQNILYIIFKLMGFYVQVEYHTSRGRIDLVLQTQDYVYVMEFKLNGSADEALAQIREKGYAAPFAKDSRTVYRIGVNFSDELRNIQEVKVEAR
- a CDS encoding DUF4377 domain-containing protein, encoding MNRIVISCLLFAALFIVGCSKDEPHDIVNEIKMSVSAETGTYIPWGSDTPVECMLVMSEDNPGVWEPLAFGRIEGFTYEGGHEYYLSVKRTILANPPTDGSDRTYSLIRVLEDRLMTESEEPEEDKEIKTEEDIVYYDKCPFNKYAMEKELLVDSEGNIRYNNGDRLPPYDMARLWIEDVLPKDDPNWIEFQKVPYMAIYSFVLSPFTDELRLVRNDPMFKEAIPESEFNDILSMKSGEKVHYALILVNVYMDGLQKLEFTITKQ
- a CDS encoding outer membrane beta-barrel protein — encoded protein: MRRLKLIFLLLCSIMCTIPAWAQHTVKGVVKDSKEQPITGASVVIRSKSDSLYYKGGTTDGEGQFAIEGLKSGNYGVEISFLGYSNYHQDLKLDKTTDLGIIRLQESSMNLEEVVVTASMVKRFADKKEYKLTNAEKGQYSSALSALEFLPKIQVLDQSVSSIDGKAVKILINGVPSTPADLSVISPENIAKIDYYTQPPIQYSNMGLGAVINVVTKEKQDGGSVGINTQNAVTTGFGNNVVNFKYNWGNSQIGVTYNINYRNYNKRVLDEEMAYSVGETDYQKTKSGRNSPYAYEQQMAEISFNNSKTDNYLFSAKLSLNSLNRRRSSMQDITSRINDVESIKTGESSDRDKYISPVMDMYFSKSFGSKHELIMNLVGTYYKSDYDYEYEELLDEKTDFETATVINTDKYSVIGEALYNYKMKKTNLYVGARYMYNNSVQNNLPSNNKITTNEIYSYLGITGMLGERFNYSISAGVNNNIFTTIENKAYNFTYFRPQVKLGYFIDQSSDLMFNYEVNTENPSVSSLTYNPYFKDPNYLFAGNPNLTPSNNHNLLLSYFKGFKKFIINAEVGYSYTKDAIAPIFQSDDTNIIETFGNLDNAQNMKASLFLQWYPFSNNILRLRLYSEVFHQINRLGDSRWNHTGYSIIPSIYLAYNKWGLQLFFQTQKKSLIGQTTKNIPSMASAELFYKPVKNLTITGGIRYPFYDSWKQVTSVSGTLLLQRTETERIINNANMVYINLAYNFSFGKSKSGVKLKMQNKDKDSGILNRN
- a CDS encoding retropepsin-like aspartic protease; this translates as MFKKICTIFCLLVSLGIQAQNVDVRVGQLINESNWFELEQALKTTPADSISPFLRQLATAMTHHYFNRPDSACTVLADLLNNHQQELGDQTMSMVILLSTNLARIGHYNDAADLLQNLYDQLTAMGTDSTLTEPYKAQAQQYRALAACGPFYRPLHKSGEYRIPMVLANKGGQHSIEMDGSINGKEGRFLFDTGAGRNLITPKLAKEYGLRSLDTDITVAGVGGLKEGGYAIADTLRIGGMTWVNVPFAVIDTHTGHEEADKFNEKYQLPPVIGLPVMFCMQEIQLDFAHRELIIPATPTPNPLGKSNLIGTDNELLQLKTVDETGHPLYFLFDTGFYYTNMEPTWYNRHRQEVDAAGVPDSLRVAGIGGVAITRTYKLPQMKIQIGNGTATIDSIKVNTGIDLHTGQLKTTAFSNGTEDGVLGLNALEQFSKVIINLKDMYMEAIPFAEKQ
- a CDS encoding DUF6624 domain-containing protein, which gives rise to MKHIFISILLVLSTSLKAQSIQKIDSLLLGAYESDQKIRTESMTLMSKLNSAGANDVPVSVIDSLMLFQGQMQVIDKENQILVASILKKGLPEGLSSQSYKAIWLIVDHADLKFQKKHLPIMEEAVRKELISAGDYAVLTDRIRMREGKPQKYGTQSYTVTVDGRQVIYIWPVEDAKRLNELRSEIGAGDIETYIQVLKATAGCDVIYNPELTVHQMKKMGLLKNMNTSK
- a CDS encoding S41 family peptidase, which encodes MKRNCILFQVILIIAGLTFYSCSVETKSLSTEQAYAELKLPEEPDSLQIHAIVQASRIWGFAKYHHPAFASRSINADAEYFCLLNDVLQAPDSMKNDICLKWISGLGPYAIRDEEDDENIETFNDFNWISDSFSLGKSLSDSLVRLRDADPGNNQYVKQTPVNVSYIEAQYSDIPQDDMAYRLLGVAKFWNAVDSYSPNRNLTDRPWDDVFAEYIALAFDRSVSFSALYSRMASELCDTHVNSWYVPIFGGHFVPLMCQFAEDRLFVTDTCSLVPNNFEIGDEIILIDSVSPIKRLDELAPYIPHSNRSSLLRDGSYATLLTAKNEACVEYVRGGKTYTIRISSVDGSKFVNRRFSSQNTSTKPEFKEVAGGIGYINISNLTCKDEQDLENFLASCDKLIIDLRAYPAEYDVLHKLLPTFFFSQAREAAEVLLPQAHRPGGFIRTTVSTRKTSEPDKLYKGKVVLLVNAHSQSMSEYFTMFLQTIPGSVTIGSQTAGADGDVTRIQLPYASFNITGAGICYPDGTNAQRNGVKIDKVVEPSAEGMIRGVDEQLQAAIDYLQGGHI